From the genome of Bacteroidales bacterium:
CCACCAAAACTCCCCGCTGGGGTCGGTAAACACCAACGGATTATTCAGACAATAGCTATACCGGTTAAAATTTTGTGAATACTCAGGTGCCTGTACATAAGGATCGGGACTTAAAAACCTTCCGAGCACAGGATGGTACATCCTACCGTTCATATTAATTAGTCCGAACTCAGGTAAATGTTCATGTCCGGTATAACCGCGATGAAAGGTAAAAGTATTACTTTAGGATAACGTTTGCAGGCCCCAGGCATCATAACTGGCCTGGAAGACCGGATTGCCGTTGTTGTCCGTCAGTTTAACTATGCTCCCCAGATGGTCGGTATGCGCATAATAGGTTTTATCCTGCTCGCCTG
Proteins encoded in this window:
- a CDS encoding RHS repeat-associated core domain-containing protein — protein: MNMNGRMYHPVLGRFLSPDPYVQAPEYSQNFNRYSYCLNNPLVFTDPSGEFWW